The candidate division KSB1 bacterium genomic interval TCTCACCTAAATTAAAGCAAAGTTGATTTATTAAACCAACACCAGCACTCTAACTATTTGGATTGTGTTTAGTTAAAGTGTCGTTTAAAATTGTCTTACATTTCGAATAATCTATTTCAGCATTGTTTATATTATCAATAAAATCATTCTTTATTCCGTCTTTATATTTTTTTGGCCAATTATCAAAATAGATCTCTATCATCATTTGAGATACAACGGGTAAAAGAAAGTTTTGAAATTTTATTCTTTTTTTCTGACCTAATTTTGAAAATGCAATTCTGTTTATAATGTGAAGGATAAAATATGTGAATTCGCTTAAAACTTGAAACCGCTTCAAATGATATTCTTTTGAATTATTATTAGATAATTCTTTGAATTCATTTTTAAATAATTCAGTTCCTGTATGATAGAATTCTAGTATTTTACTAGAAAGTAAAATTATTTCTGGATTTTTCTTCCACATATTTAAATAACCTTATCACATTGCTAAACTTTTAAAAGGTATAGTGGCCCCGGCATTTGGCGCCGAACATGAGGGCGAAACCCCTCAGGGGAGGTCGCCCGTTCATACCGTTGTTATGCCGAATTAATTCCTTCATAAGTTGATTTCTTCAAACGAGAGTCCATAGGTAATATTTGATCGGTTAGCCCGCTTAACCACAGCTGTTGATTCATGTAATCGTAACTCATTCAATAATGCTTCAACATTCGCATCGTTTGCTAAAGCACCGACTATCACCTCTCCAACGGCATCAGCACCAAATGTATAGGTACGACCAACATGACCCATAAAGATTAATCGAAGTTCATTTTCATATTCCCAATCCAGAGGTTTTGTATAGAATGTTTCTTTCATTTCTTGGCGCTCCTCCTCTGTCATTTTGTTAATCCCAATGTCAACGGTCATAACAGGAATTTCTGAGCTATAATTGATTTCGTGAAGCATCATCAATCGGGATGACTTGCAGAGCTCAGTCTGATGAAGTCCGATATGCTTAGTCCGCAAGCCAATACATAATCCGGAATGGCCAGCCGCATAGTGTGCCCACATTGGCATAGACGCGTATTCCTTTGTGAGCGAAAGTATACCTACATTTTCATGCTGAACATGAATCACATCATCATATATTGACGGGTCTTTTGCTTTAATCAAAGCACTCCTTTTCTTAGCGAGTTCTACCATCTCCTGAATAGTAGTTTGGTCTGCGTCGGGAAAATGCTGTTTGGTTTTAAGTTCAATGTATTGGACCAGTTCAGCCCCTTTCAAATTTTCCAATTTTGAAACGGGATTAAAATGACATTCAAACAAGTCATTTAGCGCCTTGGCACTTGAAAAATATGCTTCTCCACTCACAGCTAAAGAAACACCATAACCAAATTCATCGAAGGGTTTATATTTGTAAAGATGCTCCGGCAGAATGTCGAGGTTATCTTCAATTGGATTCATAATACCATCTAATTACATTAAATAATACTATTCGATATAACATAGTTTATCAAACCTAATTATTTACGTTAACCGGACAATATATTGTCCAATAAAAACAATAATTCATGTTACTTAGGCAATTGAAAATAATCAATCTAAATATCATAAATGTTTATTGGCCATGGCATAACCGGCACGAATGCCGATAGAATGTTCCGTGCTGTCTAAATACTCTTCTATTCATATTCTTTAGGAAATTTTCTCATCTTCGTTGCTTGCTCAAAAGCAAAACCCATTTTCAAAAGTTTATCTTCCTCAAACGGTCTGGCTATAAATGTAAGACCACTTGGTTCGCCATTTTCCTTGTAACCCATCGGCACTGTTAGGCATGGGTATTTAGCAGCGGCAGCATAGCCAGCATTCCGGTTATTGATGGACAAGATAGCGTCCAATCGATGTTTTACCATAGGTTCTTCAAAAAACCTTACTCCCTCTTCATGAAGTCGTATTTTTAATTCAACCAAGTCTTCCGGGCTCATATCTACTGCCAGGATTCCTTCAAAACGTGCTTGTCCATAGGGAATTCTTATTAAAGTATCTTGCTCATTATAAGCCACAATGTCGGCAACGGAACGGAATGTCACTTCCTCAGCTGCATATTCGCTAAAATAATTTGGCAGATCAATTTTCATATCAGCGCTTAGTAGAGTGCCGAACCCTTCAAAATTTAATTTTGCCGGTTCAAATTCTACGGCAATGCCGCCAAACGACACTATTTTTTCTATGGTCTGCGTATAAATTGAATCCTTCAATAAGCTTTTGTTAACCCCAAACCGGTATCCATTCAGGGTTCCGGATCTTAAATCTTGCCAGTATTTTTTATTCTTAGGATTGTTTTTAGTTGCCGGATCGGCGCTG includes:
- a CDS encoding DUF2971 domain-containing protein — translated: MNPIEDNLDILPEHLYKYKPFDEFGYGVSLAVSGEAYFSSAKALNDLFECHFNPVSKLENLKGAELVQYIELKTKQHFPDADQTTIQEMVELAKKRSALIKAKDPSIYDDVIHVQHENVGILSLTKEYASMPMWAHYAAGHSGLCIGLRTKHIGLHQTELCKSSRLMMLHEINYSSEIPVMTVDIGINKMTEEERQEMKETFYTKPLDWEYENELRLIFMGHVGRTYTFGADAVGEVIVGALANDANVEALLNELRLHESTAVVKRANRSNITYGLSFEEINL